A DNA window from Desulfovibrionales bacterium contains the following coding sequences:
- a CDS encoding sigma 54-interacting transcriptional regulator, protein MDSIKDREITQTIFGLDLSVVICGIIQAMQKIKTNDMGRQMNVTILGHPTHVSRLTRFFEVIGASDGSLLLTGPFGCGKEIWLDYVIANSKRSQQAIIKVNCAELAESDATREIFADTAESPLGRAQGGTLVLDEAQYLPIATQASLGKFLEDRKVSDRRTGESRFIDTRIMAMATDRKALASMLMYRFTYRVSIPPLAGRKEDIPYLLKGLLRDTSIRYMRYIALLKLFYNRWDGNVRELKSYLAQTMAYYQSTAAEKFHAAGLWGEVSTRYFQDVFAEETWYYDYNFEEDFRRYFSEILTRTTFREEIINEGLVVPLEKKDASYLALNIWEEDFEEKAWRIYRKFADYLEKCKAGVIKDTGL, encoded by the coding sequence TTGGATTCCATAAAAGACCGGGAAATTACCCAGACAATATTTGGGCTTGATTTATCGGTGGTCATCTGTGGTATAATCCAGGCCATGCAGAAGATAAAAACTAACGATATGGGAAGACAGATGAATGTAACGATTTTAGGCCATCCAACTCATGTTTCCCGTCTGACGAGATTTTTTGAGGTTATTGGGGCCAGCGACGGGTCATTGCTGCTTACGGGGCCATTTGGCTGCGGCAAGGAAATCTGGCTTGATTACGTGATTGCCAATAGTAAACGGAGTCAGCAGGCCATCATAAAGGTCAACTGCGCCGAACTGGCCGAGTCCGATGCTACGCGGGAGATATTTGCGGATACTGCCGAGAGTCCGCTTGGCCGGGCGCAGGGAGGCACACTGGTATTGGATGAAGCCCAATATCTGCCTATAGCTACACAGGCAAGTCTGGGCAAATTTTTAGAAGACCGGAAGGTGTCGGATCGACGTACGGGAGAATCACGTTTTATTGATACACGCATAATGGCTATGGCTACAGACAGGAAGGCCTTGGCGTCTATGCTTATGTATCGTTTTACCTATCGGGTGAGCATCCCTCCCCTGGCCGGGCGGAAAGAGGATATCCCGTATTTATTAAAAGGGCTTTTACGTGATACATCCATACGCTATATGCGCTATATCGCCCTTTTAAAATTATTCTACAACCGTTGGGATGGAAATGTAAGGGAATTAAAAAGTTATCTTGCCCAGACTATGGCCTATTACCAGTCCACTGCGGCAGAAAAATTCCATGCCGCAGGCCTCTGGGGTGAGGTTTCCACCCGCTACTTCCAGGATGTTTTTGCCGAGGAGACCTGGTACTATGATTACAATTTTGAAGAGGACTTCCGGAGATATTTTTCAGAGATCCTCACCAGGACGACCTTCCGCGAGGAGATCATAAATGAGGGGCTGGTGGTGCCCTTAGAGAAAAAAGACGCCAGTTATCTCGCGCTAAATATCTGGGAGGAGGATTTTGAAGAAAAGGCCTGGCGTATTTATCGCAAGTTTGCAGACTATCTGGAGAAATGCAAGGCCGGTGTAATTAAGGACACCGGCCTATGA
- a CDS encoding lytic transglycosylase domain-containing protein: protein MANTRFNFSTIAISLGLFIVAVFFLIFITGQSPVRTVGVVPIFDLPAGLSFCGEPVPLERQDVREMLDREFVISVYDHAQVIMWMKRANRYFPYIEKRLKERNMPGDLKYVVVVESALKTYAFSGAGAAGPWQFMEKTAKRYGLRVDDWIDERLNFERATEAALDYFGDLYQRFGSWTVAVAAYNCGEDRMNRDITGQNVNNFYGLNLPLETERYIFRGLAAKVILGAPELYGYNVPEKSLYPPLEYDRLDFKASGEVHLRNIASACGTTFKAVKEINPQIRNSTIPAGCYALNVPKGTAEQFKANFASALSRGKRDNILICKKKDRDK from the coding sequence GTGGCTAATACCAGATTTAATTTTTCCACGATAGCGATCTCTTTGGGCCTTTTCATCGTAGCAGTATTTTTCTTAATCTTCATCACCGGCCAGTCTCCGGTCAGAACTGTGGGTGTTGTGCCCATTTTTGACTTGCCCGCCGGTCTAAGCTTCTGTGGTGAGCCGGTCCCTCTTGAAAGGCAGGACGTCCGGGAGATGCTGGACCGGGAATTTGTTATTTCCGTTTATGACCATGCCCAGGTCATCATGTGGATGAAGCGCGCCAACCGGTACTTTCCTTATATCGAGAAAAGGCTTAAAGAACGGAATATGCCGGGTGACCTCAAATATGTAGTCGTAGTCGAAAGCGCGCTGAAGACCTATGCCTTCTCCGGTGCAGGGGCGGCCGGCCCATGGCAATTTATGGAAAAGACCGCAAAACGTTATGGACTGAGGGTCGATGACTGGATTGACGAACGGTTGAATTTTGAGCGGGCTACCGAAGCTGCCCTGGATTATTTCGGAGATCTTTATCAAAGGTTTGGCAGCTGGACTGTGGCCGTAGCGGCATATAATTGCGGCGAAGACCGGATGAATAGGGACATTACCGGGCAGAATGTTAATAATTTTTATGGTCTTAATCTGCCCCTGGAGACAGAGCGGTATATCTTCCGGGGATTGGCCGCAAAGGTAATTCTTGGCGCTCCTGAACTCTATGGTTATAACGTGCCTGAGAAGAGTCTTTACCCTCCCCTGGAATATGATCGTCTTGATTTTAAGGCGTCAGGCGAGGTACATCTGCGTAACATAGCCTCTGCATGCGGTACGACCTTCAAGGCCGTCAAGGAAATAAACCCGCAAATAAGGAACAGCACTATCCCCGCGGGATGCTATGCCCTGAATGTGCCCAAGGGGACGGCGGAACAGTTTAAGGCTAATTTTGCAAGCGCCTTGTCCCGGGGTAAGCGGGATAACATCTTGATTTGCAAGAAGAAGGACCGGGATAAGTGA
- a CDS encoding cobalamin-dependent protein (Presence of a B(12) (cobalamin)-binding domain implies dependence on cobalamin itself, in one of its several forms, or in some unusual lineages, dependence on a cobalamin-like analog.) — protein MLGPRLVLINPWIYDFAAYDLWAKPLGLLYLAAILRRNGFRVDFVDCLYTRHSETSGGLKSGRGKRRKFGTGNFLRTPIPKPAGLKNIPRTYSRYGITPEDFNAGLKAIERPDAVLVTSLMTYWYPGVFEAIRLAKEIFPGVPIILGGIYATLCTDHARERSGADYVLSGPGEAQLLDLLSDITGHKPAFVPETNTLDGHPYPAFDLVGDRDYVCLLTSRGCPFRCAYCASHKLTPFFTQRSPEAVIGEIYYWHQNYNVRDFVFYDDALLINKKVHIWPILEGVIREKLPVRFHTPNALHIREVDDYTARLLFRAGVQTIRFGFETANMARHKDMDGKICEGDLIQAIKFLRQAGFEAKDIGVYILAGLPGQEWREVAYSIEYVKAAGGAPYLAEYSPIPGSPLWPKALETARFPIASDPVYQNNSIFPCAGDFSWETAQRIKMQARAARGISC, from the coding sequence ATGCTTGGGCCACGCCTAGTACTTATCAATCCCTGGATTTATGATTTTGCCGCCTATGACTTATGGGCGAAGCCTTTAGGTCTGCTCTATTTGGCGGCCATACTGCGCCGCAACGGATTTAGGGTGGATTTTGTCGATTGTCTTTATACCCGTCACTCAGAGACTTCAGGGGGACTTAAAAGTGGGCGCGGTAAAAGACGAAAATTCGGGACCGGCAACTTTTTGAGAACACCCATCCCAAAACCGGCCGGATTAAAAAATATCCCCAGGACATACAGTCGTTACGGCATAACCCCGGAAGACTTCAATGCCGGACTTAAGGCGATAGAAAGACCCGATGCCGTTCTGGTTACCTCCCTCATGACTTACTGGTATCCGGGGGTATTTGAGGCTATTCGTCTGGCAAAAGAGATTTTCCCCGGTGTCCCGATTATCCTGGGCGGTATCTATGCCACCCTCTGCACGGATCACGCGCGTGAGCGCTCCGGCGCTGACTACGTCCTTTCCGGGCCGGGTGAGGCACAATTATTAGACCTTCTATCGGATATTACCGGTCACAAACCGGCCTTTGTGCCTGAAACAAACACCCTGGACGGCCATCCCTATCCGGCGTTTGACCTCGTAGGCGACAGGGACTATGTCTGCCTCCTTACCTCGCGGGGTTGCCCTTTCCGGTGCGCCTATTGCGCCTCGCATAAGCTGACGCCTTTTTTTACGCAACGTTCCCCGGAGGCGGTGATCGGAGAGATTTATTACTGGCATCAAAACTACAATGTACGTGACTTTGTCTTTTATGATGACGCCCTTCTTATTAACAAAAAGGTCCATATCTGGCCCATACTTGAAGGGGTAATCAGAGAAAAATTGCCTGTAAGGTTTCATACCCCAAACGCCCTCCATATCCGGGAGGTCGATGATTATACTGCCCGTCTCCTTTTCCGGGCCGGGGTTCAGACCATCCGATTCGGTTTTGAGACGGCCAACATGGCGCGGCACAAGGATATGGACGGAAAGATTTGCGAAGGCGATTTGATACAGGCCATTAAGTTTCTCCGGCAGGCCGGATTTGAAGCCAAGGACATAGGTGTTTACATCTTGGCCGGCTTACCCGGTCAGGAATGGCGGGAGGTAGCCTATTCCATTGAGTATGTCAAGGCGGCGGGCGGGGCGCCTTATCTGGCCGAGTACTCTCCCATACCAGGTTCCCCCCTCTGGCCAAAGGCCTTAGAGACCGCCCGTTTCCCCATTGCCAGCGATCCCGTATATCAAAACAACTCCATTTTCCCCTGCGCCGGGGACTTTTCCTGGGAGACCGCGCAAAGGATAAAGATGCAGGCGCGCGCGGCCCGGGGCATAAGCTGCTAA
- the larB gene encoding nickel pincer cofactor biosynthesis protein LarB, with the protein MDMDKLKDLLLSVQEGRTEVEQALQALKNLPFEDMTYAKIDHHRPLRQGFPEVVFGEGKTAEQLLKIVASIYEHSDRVLVTRISEDNAAHIRSSLPEADYHPVSRLLILKKKEPEIIGKGTIMVISAGTSDISVAEEAYLTAQIMGNRVEYLYDVGVAGIHRLLSHKEKIASASVLIVVAGMEGALPSVVGGLVDKPVIAVPTSVGYGASFGGIAALLAMLNSCAAGVAVVNIDNGFGAGYIAGLINRL; encoded by the coding sequence ATGGATATGGATAAATTGAAAGATCTGCTCTTGTCGGTACAGGAAGGCCGGACAGAGGTTGAACAGGCCCTCCAGGCCCTGAAAAACCTGCCTTTTGAGGATATGACCTATGCCAAAATCGACCATCACCGGCCCCTGCGTCAAGGGTTTCCGGAGGTGGTCTTCGGCGAAGGCAAGACCGCCGAACAACTGCTTAAGATTGTTGCTTCCATCTATGAACACAGCGACCGGGTTCTGGTCACCAGAATCAGTGAAGACAATGCCGCACACATCCGTTCCTCTCTCCCGGAAGCCGATTACCATCCGGTATCCCGGTTATTGATCCTCAAGAAAAAAGAGCCGGAAATCATCGGCAAAGGGACCATCATGGTCATTTCCGCCGGCACTTCTGATATCTCCGTGGCCGAAGAGGCCTACCTTACGGCCCAGATAATGGGCAACCGGGTGGAGTATCTCTATGATGTGGGTGTAGCCGGTATCCACCGGCTTCTCAGTCACAAAGAAAAAATTGCCTCTGCTTCTGTACTCATTGTAGTGGCCGGGATGGAAGGCGCCCTGCCCAGCGTAGTTGGCGGGCTTGTGGACAAACCGGTTATTGCCGTGCCCACCAGCGTGGGATACGGGGCAAGCTTCGGAGGGATTGCGGCCCTTCTGGCCATGCTCAATTCCTGCGCGGCAGGCGTGGCCGTAGTCAATATAGACAACGGGTTCGGCGCCGGTTATATCGCCGGTCTTATAAACCGGTTATAA
- the thiL gene encoding thiamine-phosphate kinase, with protein MARLKSYLNGADLKAIGEQGLLSILKKNFSRVERPDVLRGIGEDCAVIPMSRTRYLLVTTDTLVEGIHFRLDYTTPYLLGKKAMAVNLSDVASMGGTPTHAFLNLALPEETPISFVRQLAQGINFWCRRYNVPIIGGDTVSCLSGVVLTITVLGEGYRGKIALRSGAREGDLIFVSGCLGDAAAGLALLEGKRKPEPAYRRLFRAQLDPIPQLELGRYLAGHKLSSAMIDLSDGLATDLAHIAEESGVAAEIDAEKLPVSTACRKLAEESGASALAWALFGGEDYGILFIVSPDHAEKIKKEVKSLTRVSPFCVGKVVKGRGVFLREDGYKKDITHKGYDHFAKRQP; from the coding sequence ATGGCAAGATTGAAATCATACCTGAACGGGGCCGATCTAAAGGCCATAGGTGAACAAGGACTCTTATCTATTCTAAAGAAGAACTTTTCCCGTGTGGAGAGACCGGACGTCCTGCGCGGTATCGGCGAGGACTGTGCCGTAATCCCCATGAGCCGCACCCGGTATCTGCTGGTAACCACAGATACGCTGGTTGAAGGCATCCATTTTCGCCTGGATTATACCACGCCCTATCTACTGGGCAAGAAGGCTATGGCCGTTAATTTGAGCGACGTGGCCTCGATGGGAGGGACGCCTACGCACGCCTTTTTAAACCTGGCCCTGCCTGAAGAGACACCTATATCCTTTGTGCGCCAATTAGCTCAGGGCATCAATTTTTGGTGCCGGCGTTATAACGTGCCCATTATCGGCGGAGATACGGTCTCCTGCCTCTCTGGTGTTGTGCTCACTATAACCGTACTGGGTGAAGGATATAGGGGAAAAATCGCCTTGCGGTCCGGGGCCAGGGAAGGGGACCTTATCTTTGTTTCCGGCTGCCTGGGTGATGCGGCGGCCGGACTGGCCTTGCTGGAAGGAAAGCGTAAGCCGGAACCGGCCTACCGGAGACTTTTTAGGGCACAACTGGATCCTATACCGCAACTGGAATTGGGAAGATACCTGGCCGGCCATAAGCTGTCTTCTGCCATGATCGATCTCTCGGATGGTCTGGCTACTGACCTGGCGCATATTGCCGAAGAGAGCGGTGTAGCCGCAGAAATTGACGCAGAGAAGCTTCCGGTTTCCACTGCCTGCCGCAAGCTGGCCGAAGAATCCGGCGCTTCCGCACTGGCCTGGGCCCTTTTTGGGGGGGAGGATTATGGTATTTTATTTATAGTTTCACCGGATCATGCCGAAAAGATAAAAAAAGAAGTGAAATCCTTGACCAGAGTAAGCCCGTTCTGTGTGGGTAAGGTAGTCAAGGGAAGAGGAGTTTTTTTGCGGGAAGACGGATATAAAAAAGATATCACCCATAAGGGGTACGATCATTTCGCAAAAAGGCAACCTTAA
- a CDS encoding sigma-70 family RNA polymerase sigma factor translates to MDGLCTQPQFSYVDFMTDNPSCPSVVARKDTYKDFDEFVAKYQKRAFFIAFDLVNDVEDARDLSQEAFVRAYERLGQFRDESSLYTWFYRILVNLCMDFRRRKRRWWKIFQPEGDTREDPRCSLAEKPALTPGPVERYDQKELSQKVRKALDVLPAKQKAVFILKNYHGMPIKEIAAILKIAEGTVKSHLFRAVRELQARLKDDYGYNYGEKS, encoded by the coding sequence ATGGATGGACTTTGCACGCAACCGCAGTTCTCATACGTGGATTTTATGACCGATAATCCCTCCTGTCCATCAGTGGTTGCCCGTAAGGATACTTATAAGGACTTTGACGAGTTTGTGGCCAAGTATCAAAAAAGGGCTTTTTTCATCGCCTTCGACCTGGTCAATGATGTAGAGGATGCCCGGGATCTTTCACAGGAGGCGTTTGTCCGCGCCTATGAGCGTCTGGGGCAATTTCGCGATGAGTCCTCTTTATACACCTGGTTTTACCGTATCCTGGTCAACCTGTGTATGGACTTTAGACGTCGGAAAAGGCGCTGGTGGAAGATATTTCAGCCGGAAGGAGATACCAGAGAGGACCCGCGTTGCTCGTTAGCCGAGAAGCCGGCCCTTACCCCCGGCCCGGTGGAAAGATACGATCAGAAGGAGTTGTCGCAAAAGGTAAGGAAGGCATTAGATGTCCTTCCTGCCAAGCAGAAGGCGGTATTTATACTGAAAAACTATCACGGGATGCCCATCAAGGAGATCGCAGCCATCCTTAAGATAGCCGAAGGGACAGTTAAAAGCCATCTCTTTCGTGCCGTGAGAGAGTTGCAGGCAAGGTTAAAAGACGATTACGGCTATAACTATGGAGAAAAGAGTTAA
- a CDS encoding cation diffusion facilitator family transporter: MEQDRFRQISKVLWIILILNFAVAASKLFYGWFINSASIMADGYHSFSDGSSNIIGLFGIWMASRPKDERHPYGHGKYETLTSVGIALLLFLVCVEVLSESIKRFYHPVHPEVDAVSFAVMGVTLIVNIFVMLYERRQGRVFQSEILISDSLHTGADIFTTGSVIIGLLAIRAGYPIVDPVVALFISIFIGYAGVEIIRSSSQILLDAAAIDEEQIRAIVMGVNGIEYCHKIRSRGRKGDIHVDMHCHMKRDISLEKAHAIAHVVENTIKENIPGVKDVTIHIEPAPEDIPS; the protein is encoded by the coding sequence ATGGAACAGGATAGATTCCGCCAGATCAGCAAGGTCTTATGGATCATATTGATCCTGAACTTTGCCGTGGCCGCCTCCAAGCTCTTTTACGGCTGGTTTATAAACAGCGCCAGCATCATGGCGGACGGCTACCATTCCTTCTCTGACGGCTCGTCCAATATTATCGGCCTCTTCGGTATATGGATGGCCTCCAGGCCCAAGGACGAGCGCCACCCCTACGGTCATGGTAAGTACGAGACCCTGACTTCAGTGGGCATTGCCCTGCTCCTCTTCCTTGTCTGTGTCGAAGTCCTGAGTGAGTCCATAAAACGCTTTTACCATCCTGTCCACCCTGAAGTGGATGCGGTAAGCTTTGCCGTCATGGGAGTCACCCTGATTGTCAATATCTTCGTGATGCTTTACGAACGCAGGCAGGGCCGGGTTTTCCAGAGTGAGATATTGATCTCTGACTCCCTCCACACCGGAGCCGATATATTTACGACCGGCTCGGTAATTATCGGGCTTTTGGCCATCCGGGCCGGCTACCCTATCGTTGACCCTGTCGTGGCCCTCTTTATCAGTATCTTCATCGGTTATGCCGGGGTTGAGATCATCAGAAGCAGCTCCCAAATTTTACTTGATGCGGCGGCCATAGATGAAGAACAGATACGGGCCATCGTCATGGGCGTGAACGGCATTGAATATTGTCATAAAATCAGGAGCCGGGGAAGGAAGGGGGATATCCACGTGGATATGCATTGTCACATGAAGCGGGATATCTCTTTAGAAAAGGCGCATGCGATAGCCCATGTGGTGGAAAACACAATCAAGGAAAACATCCCCGGCGTCAAGGACGTCACCATCCATATCGAGCCCGCGCCGGAGGATATCCCATCTTAG
- a CDS encoding toll/interleukin-1 receptor domain-containing protein: MLKLFVTHLAAHRKFSADLQEALWAYGISAFVAHNDIEPTQEWQTEIETALATCDALVALLHPDFHESNWTDQEIGFGMGRGVPVFSIRFGQDPYGFIGRFQAFDGTGKSAAIVARELFDTYRKNKQTQALMAEALVSLFEQSNTFAAAKEHLSYLEELETWKPSFTSRLKAALRSNSQISDAWGVADRITALIKKWN, from the coding sequence ATGCTTAAGCTGTTTGTCACCCACTTGGCCGCCCATCGTAAGTTCTCGGCGGATCTCCAGGAAGCGCTCTGGGCTTACGGCATCTCCGCTTTCGTCGCTCACAACGACATTGAGCCGACACAGGAATGGCAGACGGAGATCGAGACGGCACTGGCAACGTGCGATGCGCTCGTGGCTCTCCTCCATCCTGATTTTCATGAGAGCAACTGGACCGATCAGGAGATCGGTTTCGGGATGGGTCGAGGCGTGCCGGTTTTTTCGATCCGGTTTGGGCAGGACCCATATGGGTTTATCGGTCGGTTTCAGGCCTTTGACGGCACGGGTAAGTCTGCCGCGATTGTGGCCCGCGAACTGTTCGACACGTATCGGAAGAACAAGCAGACGCAGGCGTTGATGGCAGAGGCATTGGTGAGCCTCTTCGAGCAAAGCAACACGTTCGCCGCCGCCAAGGAACACCTGAGCTACCTGGAAGAGCTTGAGACGTGGAAGCCTTCCTTTACGTCACGACTCAAGGCCGCGCTCCGAAGCAATTCGCAGATCTCCGATGCCTGGGGCGTCGCTGATCGGATCACAGCGCTAATCAAAAAATGGAATTGA
- a CDS encoding DUF3106 domain-containing protein — translation MPRIIFFLSICIMFFAASALKAQAEVRPGESAGGMNGLIPADNMVETVKRTEEEANWQRWQRLSPEERARLKERYGEYQKLPTEEKERLRRNFERFRSLSPEEKERLRERHRLWQSLPPEEKRSLRRHQSGQEGPSSSEDREGPDKRQFRGPSKWQGSSPGERRGFPHDMRKRDYMRSRGHRR, via the coding sequence ATGCCTAGGATTATATTTTTCCTGAGTATATGCATTATGTTTTTTGCCGCTTCTGCTCTGAAAGCGCAGGCGGAAGTTCGCCCCGGCGAATCTGCCGGAGGCATGAACGGACTTATTCCGGCTGATAATATGGTAGAGACTGTGAAGCGGACGGAAGAGGAGGCAAATTGGCAGAGATGGCAAAGGCTTTCTCCGGAGGAACGTGCCCGTTTGAAAGAAAGATACGGGGAGTATCAAAAACTTCCAACAGAGGAAAAGGAAAGATTGCGGCGGAATTTTGAGCGGTTTCGCAGTCTCTCTCCAGAAGAGAAAGAGCGTTTGAGGGAACGCCATCGCCTCTGGCAATCCCTGCCGCCGGAGGAAAAGCGTTCTTTACGCCGGCATCAGAGTGGGCAGGAAGGCCCTTCGTCTTCTGAAGACCGGGAAGGGCCGGATAAGAGACAGTTCAGAGGCCCATCCAAATGGCAAGGTTCATCCCCCGGCGAGAGAAGAGGTTTTCCGCATGATATGCGAAAGAGGGATTATATGCGTTCGAGAGGCCACAGGAGGTGA
- a CDS encoding PilZ domain-containing protein: MQRKDVSERRCNERVLLSVPQELGLEKAKNVYLVGLSVHGAEIACLEEPRWDGALQFCLQLPEGMHTLSITSEVVWQRKERAWHAGIRFVSLSEMDRQILEAYVDYLKRENVLLEARKTINMHLGTFIRNFERLLELKDLWGGISKIPDQEPRPRYLH; encoded by the coding sequence ATGCAGAGAAAAGATGTGAGCGAAAGGCGCTGTAATGAAAGAGTTCTTCTCTCCGTGCCGCAGGAGTTAGGCCTAGAAAAAGCAAAAAATGTTTACTTGGTGGGCCTCTCTGTCCATGGGGCGGAGATAGCCTGCCTGGAAGAGCCCCGGTGGGATGGAGCCTTACAGTTTTGCCTTCAGTTGCCGGAAGGCATGCATACCCTTTCTATTACGAGCGAGGTAGTCTGGCAGAGAAAGGAAAGGGCTTGGCATGCCGGAATTAGATTTGTTTCTCTCTCCGAGATGGACAGACAAATACTCGAGGCTTACGTAGATTATTTAAAACGGGAAAATGTACTCCTGGAGGCCCGTAAGACCATCAACATGCACCTGGGGACATTTATTAGAAATTTTGAACGGCTTCTTGAACTTAAGGATTTATGGGGAGGCATAAGTAAAATCCCGGATCAGGAACCAAGACCCAGGTATCTGCATTAG
- the ndk gene encoding nucleoside-diphosphate kinase, giving the protein MERTLSIIKPDGVSKRLIGEVIKRFEKNDLRVVAMKMVHLSKKEAEGFYAVHRERPFFDSLTGFMSSGPIVVMVLEGKGAIKKNRNLMGATNYKEAKPGTIRHEFASSIEQNIVHGSDSPETAATEIAYFFNALEIFDY; this is encoded by the coding sequence ATGGAACGAACCCTATCTATCATCAAACCTGACGGCGTTTCGAAAAGACTTATCGGTGAGGTCATAAAGCGTTTTGAGAAAAATGACCTCCGTGTTGTGGCTATGAAGATGGTGCATCTGAGCAAGAAGGAGGCCGAGGGTTTTTATGCGGTGCATCGGGAGAGGCCTTTCTTTGACAGTTTGACGGGCTTCATGTCCTCGGGACCGATCGTAGTCATGGTCCTGGAGGGAAAGGGGGCTATAAAGAAAAATCGGAACCTGATGGGCGCTACCAATTACAAAGAGGCCAAGCCCGGGACTATCCGGCACGAGTTTGCCTCGAGTATAGAGCAAAATATCGTGCACGGGTCTGACAGCCCGGAGACGGCGGCTACCGAGATTGCCTATTTTTTTAATGCCCTTGAGATATTTGATTATTAG